The following are from one region of the Synechococcus sp. CBW1108 genome:
- a CDS encoding Nif11 family protein, translated as MVEELLAAVRADEALQSQMRTVTTSAGLAEVAKKAGLDVEAGALVKGFAQLLLQADNDLAARNFDNLGWDVGELLWALKTWELPSQD; from the coding sequence ATGGTTGAAGAACTTCTGGCTGCCGTGCGTGCTGATGAGGCTCTGCAGAGCCAGATGCGCACGGTGACAACCTCTGCCGGACTGGCTGAGGTGGCGAAGAAGGCCGGGCTGGACGTGGAAGCTGGTGCCCTCGTGAAGGGGTTTGCTCAGCTGCTCCTCCAGGCTGACAACGATCTGGCGGCACGCAACTTCGACAACCTCGGCTGGGATGTCGGTGAGCTGCTCTGGGCGCTCAAGACCTGGGAGCTGCCCAGCCAGGATTGA
- a CDS encoding 2OG-Fe(II) oxygenase, which translates to MQLIASYRNAGFEALADGVLAFYGRRNDLQRPGVAFGPGGEPAKVSTDISLVALDRSDPEAFALADVILRGVGAGLERYLQERPLFRACCPDQQLFINPIFNLQHYAPGEGFKRWHCDWTISDEATEPVHRVLAWILYCNTVPEAGTEFHWQGHHEQAERGKLVIFPAGPSHIHRGRVNPDCSKTIATGWINAGNLQDFLSRLARG; encoded by the coding sequence ATGCAGTTGATCGCCTCCTATCGCAACGCCGGCTTTGAGGCCCTGGCCGATGGCGTGCTGGCCTTCTATGGGCGGCGCAACGATTTGCAGCGCCCCGGAGTGGCCTTCGGGCCTGGCGGCGAGCCCGCCAAGGTGTCAACCGACATCAGCCTGGTGGCGCTCGACCGCTCCGATCCCGAAGCCTTCGCCCTAGCCGATGTGATCCTGCGGGGGGTGGGCGCCGGCCTGGAGCGCTATCTGCAGGAGCGGCCCCTGTTTCGCGCCTGCTGCCCAGACCAGCAGCTGTTTATCAATCCGATCTTCAACCTGCAGCACTACGCCCCGGGCGAGGGCTTCAAGCGCTGGCACTGCGACTGGACGATCAGCGACGAGGCCACGGAACCGGTGCACCGGGTGTTGGCCTGGATCCTCTACTGCAACACGGTGCCCGAGGCCGGCACGGAGTTCCACTGGCAGGGGCACCACGAGCAGGCTGAGCGGGGCAAGCTAGTGATCTTTCCGGCCGGGCCGTCCCACATCCACCGCGGCCGGGTGAACCCCGACTGCAGCAAAACCATCGCCACTGGCTGGATCAACGCCGGCAACCTCCAGGACTTCCTCAGCCGTCTGGCGAGGGGATGA
- a CDS encoding protein phosphatase: protein MAAMNASSLQASLFDFAIGELVRQHRESFQPLWSTESWAKLMIWLSLNCGCSGDRQGLETFAAALGSVSGRMRRLFFERELDDMDLQVLADPAEQQVLVLPLHQGSSLEPARVAQALERLELLPRLVAQPNHWQHLEGVVAIPWRHHDQQTP from the coding sequence ATGGCGGCCATGAACGCCTCCAGCCTGCAGGCCAGCTTGTTTGATTTCGCCATCGGCGAGCTGGTGCGCCAGCACCGCGAGAGCTTTCAGCCCCTGTGGAGCACAGAGAGTTGGGCCAAGCTGATGATCTGGCTGTCGCTCAACTGCGGCTGCAGCGGCGATCGTCAGGGTCTGGAAACCTTTGCGGCGGCCCTGGGATCGGTCAGTGGCCGCATGCGCCGCCTGTTCTTCGAACGGGAACTGGACGACATGGATCTCCAGGTGCTGGCCGATCCGGCCGAGCAGCAGGTGCTGGTGCTCCCCCTGCATCAAGGCAGCTCCCTGGAGCCCGCCCGGGTGGCCCAGGCCCTGGAGCGGTTGGAACTGCTGCCCCGGCTCGTGGCCCAGCCGAACCACTGGCAGCATCTTGAAGGAGTGGTGGCCATTCCCTGGCGGCATCATGACCAGCAGACACCCTGA
- a CDS encoding HAD-IC family P-type ATPase has translation MPPLPADVHSRAGSELAAELASSTSQGLSDQEAERRLGVWGPNALGNGGGSPAWRRFLGQFHDPLLYTLLTVGGIKLLLHEPGEALVIWSVTLINAVIGYVQESRAETAIAALARAVRTEVEVIRAGRRHRLASEQLVPGDLVRLEAGNKVPADMRLLQARNLQLDESSLTGESLPAAKDSAAVAKSTPLAERIGMAYAGSLVTSGLGLGLVVATGAATEVGQISSSLQQQVSLSTPLTRKFRRFSHTLLQLVLVLAGLTFLVGLLRGRDGVEMFDGAVALAVGAIPEELPAIVTITLAIGVNRMARRNAIIRKLPAVEALGSTTVICSDKTGTLTQNRMTVQEIYAGGALVPIEALWPGNGSDGDLLASNRALEETLLAGLLCSDARPSQQEGLVGDPTETALLQAAATAGLDRQQALERHPRRDAIPFESKQQYMATLHGSDRILVKGSVEVVLARCSRQLNPSGQAEPLEGERITAAVATMAGRGQRVLAFAIGQADGDPNQLKPSQIERGLDFLGLQGMLDPPRPEAIRAVAACQGAGIRVKMVTGDHLETARSIALQLGLGDGVGSLGAIDGRSLARLSPAELVDCVRHNDVFARVAPAQKLALVRALQADGAVVAMTGDGVNDAPALKQADIGIAMGKGGTEVAREAADMLLTDDNFATIEAAVEEGRAVYLNLHKALAFVLPVNGGASMTILLGAVLGLELPVTALQVLWLNMVCSLSLSIPLAFEPRPPGLMRQGPRPPAQPLLSWGLVRKVVLVSTFYWCFIFGVFLWARSHGHSLPLARTMAIQALVLAQIAYLVSISQVSKLGWRHWHHNPILLAGIGTAVVLQLGFSQLGWMNRFFATAPLEPQQWLICGVALLVMVPVAAMAERLDPTTGIPRD, from the coding sequence GTGCCCCCTCTCCCCGCTGACGTCCACAGCCGCGCCGGCTCCGAGCTGGCAGCCGAGCTGGCCAGCAGCACCAGCCAGGGGCTCAGCGATCAGGAGGCAGAGCGGCGCCTGGGGGTTTGGGGGCCGAATGCCCTCGGCAACGGGGGGGGCTCACCGGCCTGGCGCCGGTTCCTGGGCCAATTTCACGACCCCCTGCTCTACACCCTGCTGACGGTGGGCGGGATCAAATTGCTACTCCACGAACCCGGCGAGGCGCTGGTGATCTGGAGCGTCACCCTGATCAACGCCGTGATCGGCTACGTGCAGGAAAGCCGGGCCGAAACGGCGATTGCCGCCCTGGCCCGAGCCGTGCGCACCGAAGTGGAGGTGATCCGCGCGGGCCGGCGCCATCGCCTCGCCTCCGAGCAGCTGGTGCCGGGCGACCTGGTGCGCCTGGAGGCGGGCAACAAGGTGCCGGCGGATATGCGCCTGCTCCAGGCCCGCAACCTGCAGCTGGATGAATCGAGCCTCACCGGCGAATCCCTGCCGGCGGCGAAAGACAGCGCAGCCGTTGCCAAGAGCACTCCCCTGGCAGAGCGGATCGGCATGGCCTATGCCGGCAGCCTGGTGACCAGCGGCCTGGGCCTGGGCCTGGTGGTAGCCACCGGTGCCGCCACCGAAGTGGGCCAGATCTCGAGCTCCCTGCAACAGCAGGTCAGCCTGAGCACGCCCCTAACCCGCAAGTTCCGCCGCTTCAGCCACACCCTGCTGCAGCTGGTGCTGGTGCTGGCCGGCCTCACCTTCTTGGTGGGTCTGCTGCGCGGCCGCGATGGGGTCGAGATGTTTGACGGGGCGGTGGCCCTGGCGGTTGGGGCGATTCCGGAGGAGCTGCCGGCGATCGTGACGATCACCCTGGCGATCGGCGTGAACCGGATGGCCCGCCGCAACGCGATCATCCGCAAGCTGCCGGCGGTGGAAGCCCTGGGCAGCACCACCGTGATCTGCTCAGACAAGACCGGCACCCTCACCCAGAACCGGATGACGGTGCAGGAGATCTATGCCGGCGGCGCCCTGGTGCCGATCGAGGCGCTCTGGCCAGGCAATGGCAGTGACGGTGATCTCCTGGCCAGCAATCGGGCCCTGGAAGAAACCCTGCTGGCAGGCCTGCTCTGCAGCGACGCCCGGCCCAGCCAGCAGGAGGGGCTGGTGGGGGATCCCACCGAAACGGCCCTGCTCCAGGCCGCCGCAACGGCTGGCCTGGACCGGCAGCAGGCCCTCGAGCGCCACCCCCGTCGGGATGCCATTCCTTTTGAGTCAAAACAGCAATACATGGCCACCCTGCACGGCAGCGACCGCATCCTGGTCAAGGGCTCGGTGGAAGTGGTGCTGGCCCGCTGCAGCCGCCAGCTGAACCCGAGCGGCCAGGCCGAGCCCCTGGAAGGCGAGCGCATCACCGCCGCGGTGGCGACCATGGCCGGCCGGGGCCAGCGGGTGCTGGCCTTCGCCATCGGGCAGGCCGATGGGGATCCCAACCAGCTGAAGCCCAGCCAGATCGAGCGGGGGCTGGATTTTCTGGGTCTGCAGGGCATGCTCGATCCCCCCCGCCCCGAGGCGATCCGGGCCGTGGCCGCCTGCCAGGGCGCGGGAATCAGGGTGAAGATGGTCACGGGCGACCACCTCGAAACCGCCCGCTCCATCGCCCTCCAGCTAGGCCTGGGAGATGGAGTGGGCAGCCTGGGGGCCATCGATGGCCGCAGCCTGGCCAGGCTCAGCCCGGCTGAGCTGGTCGACTGCGTCCGCCACAACGACGTGTTTGCCCGGGTGGCACCCGCCCAGAAGCTGGCCCTGGTGCGGGCCCTCCAGGCCGATGGGGCCGTGGTGGCCATGACCGGCGATGGCGTCAACGACGCCCCGGCCCTCAAACAGGCCGACATCGGCATTGCCATGGGCAAGGGGGGCACCGAGGTGGCCCGGGAAGCGGCCGACATGCTGCTGACCGACGACAACTTCGCCACGATCGAAGCGGCCGTGGAGGAGGGCCGGGCCGTTTACCTCAACCTGCACAAGGCCCTGGCCTTCGTGCTGCCGGTGAACGGCGGTGCCTCGATGACAATCCTGCTGGGGGCGGTGCTGGGCCTGGAGCTGCCGGTAACAGCCCTGCAGGTGCTTTGGCTGAACATGGTCTGCTCCCTGAGCCTCTCGATCCCCCTGGCCTTCGAGCCCCGGCCACCGGGGCTGATGCGGCAAGGGCCACGGCCCCCAGCCCAGCCCCTCCTGAGCTGGGGTCTGGTGCGCAAGGTGGTGCTGGTTTCAACCTTCTACTGGTGCTTCATCTTCGGGGTATTTCTCTGGGCCCGCTCCCATGGCCACAGCCTGCCCCTGGCCCGCACCATGGCGATCCAGGCCCTGGTGCTGGCCCAGATCGCCTATCTGGTCAGCATCAGCCAGGTCAGCAAGCTGGGCTGGCGCCATTGGCACCACAATCCGATCCTGCTGGCGGGCATCGGCACGGCGGTGGTGCTGCAGCTGGGCTTCAGCCAGCTCGGCTGGATGAACCGCTTCTTCGCCACGGCCCCCCTGGAGCCCCAGCAGTGGTTGATCTGCGGCGTGGCCCTGCTGGTGATGGTGCCGGTGGCCGCCATGGCCGAACGGCTCGATCCCACCACGGGAATTCCGAGGGACTGA
- a CDS encoding alpha/beta fold hydrolase, translating into MADRDTFAVNSGEKFHLVENFQFESGQTLALARINYTTLGMPQLDSNGQIQNAVLLIHGTACSWQIFTEDWWANSMYGPGQPLDLGQTFVIISDNIGAGGSSKPSDGLRMNFPSYQHGDVVRAQHDLVTNHLGINQLRAVIGSSLGGRLAWQWAIQYPQAAKSIIPMVASPFPLAGRRGMQDYLGIEPLLIDPSWDGGNYLEPPRNFPLAIMTYWIFMSGVNHLWRAAPTRELALRHLPRLAKKIAAKLDANDWIYQLRANDTFNAALSLEAIEAQVLAVAIDGDEMVPVELGQLDEARRILAEKMEIVQIGDSGSGRGHTSLQHVLQACAPRIGEFLKSLDCDY; encoded by the coding sequence ATGGCCGATCGAGATACCTTCGCCGTAAACAGCGGAGAGAAGTTTCACCTGGTCGAGAACTTTCAGTTTGAAAGCGGCCAGACACTTGCCCTTGCGCGCATTAATTACACCACCCTGGGCATGCCCCAGCTTGACTCAAATGGACAGATCCAAAATGCGGTTCTGCTCATTCATGGAACCGCATGCAGCTGGCAGATATTCACAGAGGATTGGTGGGCCAACAGCATGTATGGCCCCGGCCAGCCGCTCGATCTGGGCCAAACCTTTGTGATTATCTCAGACAACATTGGTGCAGGCGGCTCAAGCAAACCAAGCGATGGCCTGCGCATGAACTTCCCCTCCTACCAGCATGGGGATGTGGTTCGGGCCCAGCACGACCTGGTAACCAATCACCTGGGTATCAACCAATTACGGGCCGTGATCGGCAGCTCCTTGGGCGGCAGGCTCGCATGGCAATGGGCAATTCAATATCCCCAGGCGGCCAAGAGCATCATTCCGATGGTCGCCTCTCCCTTTCCGCTGGCTGGCCGTCGTGGCATGCAGGATTATCTCGGAATTGAGCCCTTGCTCATTGATCCAAGCTGGGATGGTGGCAATTACCTTGAGCCCCCACGCAACTTTCCCCTAGCCATCATGACCTATTGGATATTTATGTCCGGGGTCAACCACCTATGGAGAGCTGCCCCCACCAGGGAGCTAGCCCTCCGGCACCTGCCCAGGCTGGCAAAGAAAATCGCCGCAAAACTAGATGCCAACGACTGGATCTACCAATTGCGCGCCAATGACACATTCAACGCTGCCCTATCACTTGAAGCGATTGAAGCCCAAGTGCTTGCCGTAGCAATTGACGGCGACGAAATGGTGCCAGTTGAGCTGGGCCAGTTGGATGAGGCCAGGCGCATACTTGCCGAGAAAATGGAAATCGTTCAGATTGGCGATTCCGGCTCGGGCAGGGGCCACACCTCTTTGCAGCATGTACTCCAGGCCTGTGCACCAAGAATTGGTGAGTTCCTTAAATCGCTAGACTGCGATTATTAA